In Emys orbicularis isolate rEmyOrb1 chromosome 13 unlocalized genomic scaffold, rEmyOrb1.hap1 SUPER_13_unloc_1, whole genome shotgun sequence, one DNA window encodes the following:
- the LOC135894831 gene encoding olfactory receptor 14A16-like, translating into MSNRTTMTEFLLLGFSDVRELQILHFVGFLVMYLAALVGNLLIFMAIAFDHHLHIPMYFFLMNLSIVDLGFISVTVPKSMANSLMNTRSISYAGCIAQVFFLLSFVTADFSLLIIMAYDRYVAICQPLHYDTMMNRRACVQMATGAWISGILYSVLHTGNTFALTFCGGNMVDQFFCEIPQLLKLACSDSYLGEVGVIAFSACLVLGCFVFMIVSYVQIFKSVLRIPSEQGRHKAFSTCLPHLTVVSLFVCTCIFAYMKHTSSSTCALDLVVAVLYSVLPPIVNPIIYSMRNKEIKAALKRLTGCR; encoded by the coding sequence atgtccaaccgaACCACCATGaccgagttccttctcctgggattctctgatgttcgggagctgcagattttgcactttgtgGGGTTTCTAGTGATGTACTTGGCAGCCCTGGTGGGGAATCTTCTTATCTTCATGGCCATCGCTTTCGACCACCACCTTCACAtccccatgtactttttcctgaTGAATCTGTCCATCGTAGACCTTGGCTTCATCTCTGTCACCgtccccaaatccatggccaactCCCTCATGAACACCAGGTCCATTTCCTATGCTGGATGTATTGCCCAagtctttttcctcctctcctttgtgaCAGCCGATTTTTCCCTTCTCATCATCATGGCGTACGACCGATATGTtgccatctgccaaccactgcactatgacacaatgatgaacaggagagcttgtgtccaaatggcaacTGGTGCCTGGATCAGTGGGATTCTCTACTCTGTGCTGCACACCGGGAACACGTTTGCATTGAccttctgtggaggcaacatggtggatcagttcttctgtgaaatcccccagctacTCAAGCTCGCCTGCTCTGACTCATATCTGGGTGAAGTTGGGGTTATTGCATTTAGTGCGTGTTTAGTCTTAGGCTGCTTTGTTTTTATGATTGTGtcatatgttcagatcttcaaatcagtgctgagaatcccctctgagcagggccggcataaagccttctccacctgccttcctcacctcacTGTGGTCTCCTTGTTTGTTTGCACTTGCATCTTTGCCTATATGAAACACACCTCCAGCTCCACATGTGCTCTGGATCTTGTGGTGGCTGTTCTTTATTCCGTATTGCCACCAATCGTGAATCCAATtatctacagcatgaggaacaaaGAGATCAAAGCTGCCCTGAAGAGACTGACTGGGTGTAGGTAA